A DNA window from Arachis hypogaea cultivar Tifrunner chromosome 18, arahy.Tifrunner.gnm2.J5K5, whole genome shotgun sequence contains the following coding sequences:
- the LOC112771744 gene encoding mediator of RNA polymerase II transcription subunit 22a → MNKGGPVGGGGLGVGGSGPTAAAAAAAAQKQKTLLQRVEGDIANIVDNFSHLVNVARVNDPPVRNSQESFMMEMRAARMVQAADSLLKLVSELKQTAIFSGFASLNDHVEQRRVEFNELGEKTDRLLSRIGEEAAASLKELETHYSSSAQKNI, encoded by the exons ATGAATAAAGGAGGACCAGTAGGTGGAGGAGGGTTGGGGGTTGGTGGAAGTGGGCCTACTGCAGCGGCTGCTGCAGCTGCTGCTCAGAAGCAGAAGACATTGCTGCAGAGGGTGGAAGGTGACATTGCCAATATTGTGGACAATTTCAGCCACCTTGTCAATGTTGCCAGG GTTAATGATCCACCTGTTAGAAATTCACAAGAATCTTTTATGATGGAGATGCGTGCTGCTAGGATG GTTCAGGCAGCTGATTCGTTACTTAAGTTGGTCTCGGAGCTGAAGCAAACAGCTATCTTTTCAGGGTTTGCTTCTCTTAATGACCATGTAGAACAAAGAAGGGTTGAATTTAACGAACTCGGGGAGAAAACTGATCGTTTGTTGTCTAGAATTGGAGAAGAAGCTGCTGCAAGTCTTAAGGAACTTGAaactcattattcttcttctgcGCAGAAGAATATTTAA